A region of the Apus apus isolate bApuApu2 chromosome 10, bApuApu2.pri.cur, whole genome shotgun sequence genome:
TGCGTTCTGCGCATGCGCGGGATCGCTCCAAGCCCCGCCCGGCTCGGCAGGCGCGGCTGTCACGTGAGCGCGGCGGCGGATGCGCTTCCGGGTGAGCGGAGCGCGCGGCGCAGCGGGCGAGGCCCGGCCCGGTCCCCCCGCCCGTTCCCCCGGGCCGCCCGCGTCCTGCCCGGTACGGCCGCGGAGGGGGCGGTAGCTGGGAGCTGTGGCCCGGCCGGGCTGTGCGGGCGgagggcggggccggggcctgGTAGCCCCGCGGTGcgcgggggggcggcggggctcCGGGAACAGCGCCGGGGGCCGTGCCGGGGCAGCGCTCGGCTGCGGGAGCCGCTGCGGGGCGGTTGCTGCCCcgcggggcgcggagcgggcTGGGCCTGCGCTGCCGCTTCGCCCGGCCGGGGCTGCCTGCGCCTGGCCCGGCCTGCGCGGCTCCCCGGGGCCCTGCGCGGCTCCCCggggccctgcccggccctgcgCGGCTCCCCggggccctgcccggccctgcgcggctcccggccccgcgggAGGGAATTGCTGCCAGCCCTAAGGGTCAAGCGTGGAACTCCCTTCCCGGCCCTGGCAGAGCAGTCACACGGGAGCAATGAAGGTTTCGGCCTTGTCTTTACTCATGAGGTTGGGGGGTTTTCTTCACTcgcagaggctttttttttgaTCCCCCTTGGTTTTACGTGGCCGCCTTTATTCCCATGTCGGTTTGGCAGCCGCACAGTGTAGAGCCGTGTCGCAGAAGTTAAGAATTACTTCATtgatttccttctcctttgcagCTACTAACGTGATCCGATAAGTCgcagttgtttgtttgtggttcgTTTGCATGCAGATTTAGGTATTTCAAAATCTTTTAAGTCCCATTTGACTGTTGTCTGATGAGTTCATGTTTACTTCTGAAGGAATCTCAGTGCTCTACACTGAAATGCTGTACAGCTGAAATTGCTAAATGTTATTTGACGGTTGGCAATCTTCAGAAGTGTGGTGAGGAGACTGTTGGAAGCCTTGGCTCAAAGCCCTACGTCAAGCTGACCTGTTTAAACTGACTTGTGAGGGCAGTGCAGGCAAGCTCAAGAGTGGCACCTTAGAGCCACCAGCACGGGGATGGGATTACTTTGTgtggtgattattttttttgccatgctTCCTTCATTTCTTCATCTGTTCCTGAAGaataaagtaataattttaggttttatttgaagtttagtgtttgtttgtttacaatGAACTGCATATTTGCATCAGATGGTCTGTTCCATACTGGCTTTAACCACTGTATTCTCTTGACTGTGTAGGGGACCTTGTGAAACTTCTCCTGCTTCATCTCAGTGTCCTGAAACAAATCCCTAACGAGCTGTGTACGTACTCACTGTTACTATTGATGAAAATATGATCTTATtgccaagaaaatatttaaaatgaactGTTGCAAACACTCAGCAAGTTAgtgccaggagaagctgcattCTGAGAGTATCAACAAGTTAATGAAAGAGACGATGTGTTACATGAGCAAAGTCATATGATTCATGCAGCAAGAAACTACCTCATAGAGCATATTAGTCAAAAAGGGCAAATATAAagagggagagctgggaggaCAATTGCTGGGGGCACTTTCCTGGAGATTGTGCACACAGGCACATTCTGTCAGCAGCTGAGAGGTGCAGGAGCTGAACAATTCAAACAAGGAGAGTCTGATCCTTCAGAGGAAATAGGTTGCTACCTTCTagaaatttcatttcagtttcctgGGTGAGGAAAGCAGGGACATGTcagtaaaaaaagttttaagttttggtcattagtgtttaatttgTCTGTGGTACtgcatttttacaaaaaaacagtcttttttaAACTGTCAGTCAGTTTGTATAGTTGGCTTTAAGCATTGCAGGATGCTTTAAAATCAGTCTGTGGTTTTAATCGGGTCAGAAGAGAAACTGAGATTTGTTGTGAAAGGTGATCCTACAGTGCAGTAAGTGTGACTAATTTTTTTAggcatgtaaaaaataaattgtctcTCTGGCCTAATTAGCAGTATGATTGCATTGAAACTTTGTGTCCACCAGTCTTACTGGTGTTCTGTGTTGActctttcttccatttaaaaatagaactCAGTTTCCTATTTTGTTTAGTGTTGATTTTTCTAATACGTTCATTGATAAGTTTGCCTGTTCCTGCCAATCTAGAGCCAAGGCAGCCAGGAGTCTCAGCTGGCTTGGACTTGTCTGTCAGCAGAATGGTTTATTATGTTCCATTATTGGGGATTCCTTGTTGCTGGTGATGGGTGAGCCTGAAAAAACACAGCTTGACTTGCACATCACAGGGTGAGTTCTCTGAAAACTTTCTGAAGCAGTTATCtttaaagtgtttgttttttaagaactgGGTTATATTTCAGATCTGACCATCtgattgttttttcccctcaatataTATACTTATTCAGTATCTCCTATAGAATCTAGAGAGCTGTCAGGTTTCATGTCGTTTGGAGTGAACTGGTGTTAATCCTACAGGATAATCTTGTTGCTCAGGGCCTTGTTTGTTATCTGAAGTGCTGCTCCTGCTTAAGCAGGGCATTGGACTACATGAAATCCCTTCTACCCTAAATGATTGTATTATCAAACATTCCATAAACAATTttgtatggggaaaaaaaggaaacaaacagtaaatgttttctgtgtgtttgttttgtggttggtttattttggttgtttttgcaTAAGTGCCTCAACTTGGTGATAAATTAAAGGATGTGTTGCAAGTGTGGGGATTACAACAGTATTGAACTAGTATCTTgtgttcctgcagctcctctttAGCCCACTGCTCTGAAGACAAGAGGTTCTGGGTGATCAGGAGTCTCTATTAGCACTTCAAGTTGGCTGGAGAATGGAAGGTGTTGAGTTTAAGGAGGAATGGCAAGATGAAGATTTCCCaaggttttactttttttttttttttaataatttaaatcaaaTGCATAGCATCCAGAATAAGctactgcattatttttgtgGTGAGCTCAGACTTCCATCTGGAGCTGATTTCTATTAAGATAGTCATCTTGAAAAGGTTCTGTGGCATGTTTATGGTCTGAAAAGGGATcactctgtgtttgtgtgtaagTTAAGTAACAAAGTAATGCCACTGCTGAACTGTCTAATGTTACTAAAGTTAGTACTGAGCTTTAGTACTACAGGTTGTTTTCTGTGGTCATCTTGCAACTACATTTGCATGTTTGCATATTAGTGTTGCCAGTCTGAAGGCTCAAATATTTCATTAAGCAACACTTCTGAGCAAAACTTCTAACAATAAAGGCTGCTAGTGATGCTGGGCCTACAGGGACACTAAACCAGCTGACTTCAGAGGCATTCTGTAATAACATGATGAAACTACTCAAGGGAGAATATGAGAAACTTCTTAAGGATGGCACACACCAGTAGCAGCCAGTGCTTTGGGATTTGCCACATCAACATATGGTCGCTTGAATGATGTAAAGGAGTGTTCTGCTACTTTGGTGCTTTGTCTGTTGAAACCTTGAACTTCAGCTCTAAGTAAATATAATTCAGTACTGTCCCACAGGGCGTGTTTTAGCAGTGCATAAGACTAAATAGTTGGCTTTTAGCTGgctatttaaaaaagaaaattaaagttttaTAACAGTATTTTCTACTTTGTGCACCAGGCCCCTGCCAGAGGATGATCCTGTTGAGTCAGACATATTGGCTGCAGCTGGAACAGAGAGTGAAGCTGGTAAGAACATTCCACTCCAGTCAAGCTGACTGCTTCCTATTTAGATGGCTGTTTTAAAGCTCTTTTTGTTTTAGGATGTTCTGGGgagatttttttggtggtggtttcttttggttgtgtgtgttttgtttttcttttgttgtttttttctttagtcagGCTTGAGGAAGCAGCGTTGTAAATGACATTTCTGTATGGGAAGGATGCTATAAACATCATGTCTAGAAATGAAATTTCTGgacaaaaattaaatgctgcACTCACTTCCTGACTGGTCTTAATCTTGGTTCATTATCTGGCTTCTGTGCCTAGGGGCCTGCCTTAGTTCTGCTCCAAATTTCAGGCCTTTGCGGCCTTTCAGGCCTGCCTGGCCTGCCTGAATGGTCACAGGGAAATAACACAGATGAGGggtttttaacatttttacattttttttttttttcttgcctgtctGCTTTAGTTGTGACATTTCCAGTGCAGGATGAGTaatttaattccttgttttcaaAATCATACGAGTATTTGTCTTGTGTCTCAAAGCATGCCAGGTATTCAGCTAAGAGTTTCTTGTCTGTTGTCTGTCAGCcttctttttttgctgcttgcatattatttttttatttcagcaaagatGGTCATCATGTTACTGATACCCAACAAAAACAAGGGCTAGGGACATGAAGATTGCATTGTTTGCAGAATTTATGTAGTAAAATATGTAGAACAACTCATGGCACAGTTTGCTGTAGTTTTGCATGGGCAATAGTTGCTCAGGTGGTGGCAGCACTTCGAGTTTTTCTGGTGTGTGGAGTATGGTCATCTATGACTGTGCTCATAGTGTGTATGTAACTTACAGTCTTGAGGACTTGAGAACTTTGACCTCCAAGTTCTGTTCTTTTCACCCTGTGTTTAATTCTTATTTCACAGGTGAGAATTTAAATGATAGGCATTAACTCTTCAATGCACTCTGAGGAAGCACtgtgctctttgttttgttagtATGCGTATCTAAACTTGCtttagctttgaaaataaacaatttgcttttttaaatagagGCTAATGGAACCAAAGTGAAGAAGAAACTAATGGCTCCAGATATCAGCTTAACTTTGGATCACAGTGAGGAATCTATTATGTCTGACGACTTGGATGAGAGTGGAGAGATTGACTTGGATGATTTAGATACTCCTTCAGAGAACAGCAACGAGTTTGAATGGGAAGGtaagtattttgtttctgttgtctGATGCCCTTAAATATTGTTGTCTTCTTATGTGCAGGTTAACAGTTTTAAAGGTGGGAATAACTACGACTCAGTGttacaagaggaaaaatataaaggagGTGATTAGATTAGGAGTTGGAAATACgaatttttaaagaacaaatcAGACCTTGACTGATTATTGAACAGTCGACTGAATAATCACTGTAACTGCAAACAAACTTAGGTGACTGTCATTAAACACCTGCAAGACTCCCAAGCTATGGAAAATCCTCTTCTGTTACGGTGTGTTAAGAATcaacatagggaaaaaaaaattaaaggtatTTTACATGTGTTATAGATCAGTTTCAAATGGAGGTGAACCATATGAAGTGATGTCGATTATAGATGAGCTAGTCCAAGTTGATGAATAGCAAGCTTTTGTATTTAGGGAGGACtgaatgatattttaaaaaatactgagtaaCACTGGTCATGTATGTTACTGTGCTGAGAATGGGAAAAGATCAGTAGCCTTGGAGTTTTCATGTTTCTGGATTGATTGGAAGTGGTAGAAAGCCTGTTTTGTATCAAGGAAATCTGAAATGACTTGGTAGGAACTTAGCTGTAGCTATAGCAAACTTCCAATtatcttaatttaaataaatgaatagaTGCTTCATCTTATAGGCAAAACCGGGAGATTCTAACAAATTTTACTTGAGGTAAAACAACTCTGTGTAGGAATTAAAGCAGAAGTTTTAAACCTGCagtttaattatgttttaatgCCCTTTTGTGTAAACCAAGAACTGTTGTGTTGGTCAAACAGTTGGGAGTCATTAAGTTTTGTAGACTTCATGGCTTAAGGATGTCTCTAATACGTAAGCATGTaaaaccagttattttttttatttattctggaaataattttcattcttgAGTAAACAGGAAGCTCGATTTTAATTGTTAAGAATGAAACACTACCTGTTCTTCATTCCAAGATAGCTTATAAATGGAGAAGGAAACACCCTTTAGAAtaaggtgggttttttaaatggctAAAGACATTGCAGGTGAAGTTTTCATAAATGGAGACTGGGTTTACCTGTGCAAAGATTTCCATCattttagtgaagaaaaattGGTATTTAGCGTTAGTTTTGCAGTGATACAAAGGAAATGTTCCCAATGTTTGTGCCTCGTTTTTAAAAGTGGCTGAAAAGggtttctgtcttttcttcctttaatgcTGCTGCCTTCATTTTCCTGGAAGGATAGTTTCAATTAACAGCTTTGTCTTGGGAGCAGACAACTAACTTGCAGTAGGTTTTTCTCGCTTTGGGTAAGGTCTGTGCAACAAAGTTAAGAATCATAATTTAATTGGAGCAAATTGTTTTACAGATTGCTGTCAGCATAAATTTCATGTTTATTGATTGCACATGTGAATTAGATTTAATTTCTAGTAGATTTGCCTGCATGTCTGCTTGCAAGGTACTGTCAATGTTCTAAATCATGCTTCTATGTAAATCTGTGATCAAGCAACCTGTGCAATTATCATTGGAGTTAACCACTTTGTCTGTTTTGGTGAGATTCATCAAGATCTTTGTTCTGAAAGCCTACAATTAAATAGGCTCTGAATGAATGGAAATTTGTCATGTACTTTAACATAGAAAATTGGTCAGTGGGATAACTGCTGACACAGTATTTTGGTAAAATATGACATCCATGAGATCCTGTTTTGTAACGACTGAAGGAACTAAGTCAGTTGATATGTCTGACTGgctaaaaatattaataaagatgCAGATAGCAAAGTGGTTAACCTGTGCTGTAAATGATTGTCACTATACCTAGTATTCATAAAGCATCTCAAACATGTTTTAACTTTGGCAGATGAtcttccaaaaccaaaaactacTGATGTAATTAGGAAAGGATCACTTACTGAGTAcgctgcagcagaggagaaggatgaTGGTCGGCGTTGGCGAATGTTTAGGATTGGAGAACAGGACCATAGGGTGGATATGAAGGCAATTGAACCATATAAAAAAGTTATCAGTCATGGTGGTAAGGATTAATGATGTGCTGAGGTGAACTGTTGAGAAACTACTTCTGTAAGCTGAGTTGGGGTGGCAAAAGAATTGCTTTTGGCATAAAGACTCAGATGATTCATTTGTTGCAGTATTAAGACATATGGTTGATTTAATACTTTTTCCCTATTAAAGTTCCAAAACATATACACATTCAGATGAAGCCACTAATATGCACATATGTAATAAGATGTACTTATCTGTTCTACAGTGTCAGAGCTACCAGtatatgtttttgttttaagagtTTTGAAGGTATTAACTGTAGATCTGCTAAGGCATAAATCCATTTCTTGACTCTCAACAGTCTGTGGAGCTTAGGTTTGAagttcactttaaaaaatgttaacaaataTACTGAGATTCTATATGGAGATGTTGTTTTTTACATCAACTTCAGCTAATTATTTAGAAGtagaaaacctggaaaaaaaacccctcatgaTGTTTTCTGTAATTGTATTAATCTAGCCATATAGAATAGATGTTTGTAAATCTCTTCaagataaataatgaaaaagcttACTACACGTGCTTGACTTTGTGTGAATGTAGTCAAGGTATAATCACCTTTGTGACtactcctgtttttctttctttttaggtTATTATGGTGATGGGTTAAATGCAATTGTTGtgtttgctgtttgctttaTGCCTGAAAGCAGCCAGCCTAACTACAGATACCTAATGGACAATCTATTTAAGTAAGTCATCATCTGCCTCTGAATACTGTCTTAAATTTCACATTGTGAAGCTTAGCATTTGAATCTAAGGGCAATTACTTCTCTCTTTGTAATGAAGCTTTTTATATTTCAGGTGAGGGAAAGGTAGCAAAGACAAACAACTACATCTGCtccaggggaaggaaaaaaaaatcattaggtGTTGCTCAAGGCAGTTGCCAATTTTctaacttttaaatatattagaGCACTACTAGGGATTACTTTCATATTCACAGATTGTCACttgatattttctttgcttttctctgcaggtATGTAATTGGCACTTTAGAGCTGTTAGTAGCAGAGAACTATATGATAGTTTACCTGAATGGTGCAACCACACGGAGAAAAATGCCAAGTTTAGGCTGGCTTAGGAAATGTTACCAGCAGATAGATAGAAGGTAAGAAgctctgcagtgttttcttaaaatgttcACATGCTCAACGATAGACATATTtaggaaaagctgctgcttaATGTGGTGCCTGGTACCCATTTGTTAAGATTTAATTAGGCACATTACCTGGTGCATTGAAAACTTCTTCCTAGGCTTGACAATGTGGAATAATGCTACAGGCATGGctgggtgttttgttgttggcatttttaaaatgaaaataatagtgTTAGATTACTGTTACCATATGGAATATCCTTAAAACTTCATGTGTAAATATGATAAAGTAATAGGGGGTGGTCCTTTGTGAGCCACTTCATCATTAGTTGCGTAAAAAGATTGAAAGAAACTTCCCTCTGGATTGTTATTTCCTGGTTGTTATTGTCAAACTAAAACTGTAAATTGTGACTGTACAGTtgtgtggtatttttttcttctggcagaTGTTAATTGCTAATAAAGTAAAGGCATGTCTGAATACTAGATTTATGTGACAGTTGTGCTTGCAACACCATAccttttatatattaaaaagccCTTGCTGTCATGCTGCCTTTTTGTTCTAGTAATTATGTCCACTGTTTGAATTCTTCAGGTTAAGGAAAAATCTGAAGTCATTAATCATTGTTCATCCTTCTTGGTTCATCAGGACACTTCTGGCCATCACAAAACCTTTTATTAGGTAATATTCTGGAaaccatttgtttttttaaaaaatgaagtccTAACAACTGTTGACTTTAAATTCAGAAACTGTTTTAATATTGACctactgaaaaatgtttgaTGTGTAACTGTGCCCTGCATTTGTTCTTCCACAGCTCAAAATTCAGCCAAAAAATTAGGTATGTCTTTACCCTGGCAGAACTAGCTGAGCTCATCCCCATGGAATACGTTGGCATCCCTGAATGCATAAAACAGTACGTTTTCTTATTCAAACATGTTCTATGCTGATCATGTTTTAGAACCAATATATATTGTATTCAGGTAGTGGTTTGACTGtaataatttgcatttattaaaaattaatttaactcAGATCATTGTCATCTCCAGGAGGAGCATCCATATCTGACCACATTGCTTACTGCAGTCTGGTATGCAGTAATATGGATAGTCAAAATGTGAATGTATAGGGATTTTCACAGATGTTGCAGTATATAATTACCAAGGTATGGTGTGTGAATTAGTCTTCTAGAGGCAAGGCCTCATTCCAGCTCTTCTGTCCCTTAATACACTGAACTGGCTGGTGAGTGAGAAATTCTGGGCATGTTGATACTGAAGTTATCATAAATATCTTCAGTATTGATGCTAAAATATGGAACAAGTGATGAAATGTGACTTGGGTTGGGATTTCATTTAAAGATTTGTGGGGGGAAAATGCTGAATTCCTGCCCATAACAGTTCTAAAACTACTCTGGTGAAGAGGTGCAGGCAGCGTCAGTGTTCTtggttttctcctcttccttcccttcagcTGTAAATAGCCATTTTAAcatcagcacagctctgttCTCAAATGTGATAATGGTACTTTTGTCAGTAGCATTTGTGGGTGCAGTCATAGAGTAGAAACCATGaactttagtttttaaaaagccagatgaaaatacaaataagtCTGATAAATTGATCAGCCTATTAGAGGGTGTAACATACAAAACTGATAGAGTACCCCTCACAGTAAGTGACCTCAAACTGGGAACTCCCTGTGGAGAGATGGCATGGTCTCATTGTGCAGACAGAAGGGCACATCCATGTTGGACAAGTCCACAAATCCCTCTGCCCCAGGCTGGTTATTGCAGTAAACATTCAGCTGGTATCAGCTGCACAATTTAACTTTTtataaaatagagaaaatgcattttttttgtggggcagggaggaaagaTATGGCAAGGCTGAAGCAGCTTTGTCCtgtcttcctatttttttaCTGGGGCTTTTGAAGGATGTGTTATGAATATTCAGACCATCATTCCAAGTCTTGAATCGCTCCTTTCTGTATCAATGAGCCTTGAACTATTCAACAAAGGCTAAAGTTGGTTGGTTTATTAATTCTGACTTCTGTGGATTATTATATCTGGCTTCAAACTGTTTACgaatacagattttaaattttagCAATGGATATTAATACTGTAAAAGAAGTTGCATTGAATTCATGTTGTCTTAGTAACTAGATCTTAATGCTTCTTATTTAATACTTATAAATGTTGGAgatacagtatttttccttaattataTCAGTTTCAAAATGTTGTTTCTACAAACTATATTGACACAGATATCAGTTTGCAGCTTGTGTTGAATTTGGCCTTTATATGTTACATTTAATGAAATCAAACTTTTCCTCACCAAGgtatgaagaagaaaagtttagaaagaaacagaaaaggtatATTCATATTTTGATTAGGGTTGCATCTAGATAAGACAATTTGCACTGCAACTAACTTGGAGTTGATTGGCTTGCATAAAGGAATAAGCATTTGTAAATATAAACAGGCACTAGTGACCAAGGTTTTATGCATCAAAGTAACTGTACTGCCTGCAAACAGTGTATAATCTAAAAGAACTCAGCGTGAATGTTGAAACAGTTATTTGTGAATAGTCTCTATTACTCTTCTACATGAGATGCTCACTTTTAAGGGGATACATGGATTTTCAACTGAATCTTCAAAAGGCAAAAGTAGTGCTTTTGTATAAATTGATTAAATCAAGTGTCACTGTTTCTAAAAAGTGATATCTGAAGGAAGAGCAGGTTTTAGGTGCTAAGCTTCAGCTAAGCATCAGCAGTGATGCAACTCTAGAAGTTCTAATATTGAATCTCGTGTTTTGTAATTTTGGTGTTCACTACCTGTTTAGTTATTAACTTGGCAGAAATGCAATATCAGTTAGTATTTTTAGTGCTGTTTGTATTTGCAGTGCCTGTGTTCCTTGCTAATAAACATtggattttcattttgttaattttcaGTCTCCTGCTAACTTTTCAAGCTATTCCAGCAGCTGATTGAATTTTTTAATggatatattattttttcactatCACTAACAAATGTTCTTAAAAGTTTTGCTActaactgctttttttaaattaatctttttgtATGTGCATAACTACTGAGGCAAGCTTATTGTCTGAAGTGGGTATTGAACATAGAGAGGAACAcagagagattaaaataaatggaatttaaattatttctgaaagctAACAGGTAAAACTAGAGACAAGTGTTGAATATTCTCCAGGAATTATTCCAGTCGAGTGATAATCTTGCAGTGTGTAACCTGAAGTACTCAGCCTGTCAAATGAAATAAACCCTTTCAATACATATTCAGTACATACATACTATTctgctccatttttattttttttccccagattgCTTAATTTGGCCCAATTCTATTGCAAGGCCCATTATATTCAGTGTACAA
Encoded here:
- the BNIP2 gene encoding BCL2/adenovirus E1B 19 kDa protein-interacting protein 2 isoform X1; this encodes MEGVEFKEEWQDEDFPRPLPEDDPVESDILAAAGTESEAEANGTKVKKKLMAPDISLTLDHSEESIMSDDLDESGEIDLDDLDTPSENSNEFEWEDDLPKPKTTDVIRKGSLTEYAAAEEKDDGRRWRMFRIGEQDHRVDMKAIEPYKKVISHGGYYGDGLNAIVVFAVCFMPESSQPNYRYLMDNLFKYVIGTLELLVAENYMIVYLNGATTRRKMPSLGWLRKCYQQIDRRLRKNLKSLIIVHPSWFIRTLLAITKPFISSKFSQKIRYVFTLAELAELIPMEYVGIPECIKQYEEEKFRKKQKRVDQELNGKQEQKSEQ
- the BNIP2 gene encoding BCL2/adenovirus E1B 19 kDa protein-interacting protein 2 isoform X2, producing MEGVEFKEEWQDEDFPRPLPEDDPVESDILAAAGTESEAEANGTKVKKKLMAPDISLTLDHSEESIMSDDLDESGEIDLDDLDTPSENSNEFEWEDDLPKPKTTDVIRKGSLTEYAAAEEKDDGRRWRMFRIGEQDHRVDMKAIEPYKKVISHGGYYGDGLNAIVVFAVCFMPESSQPNYRYLMDNLFKYVIGTLELLVAENYMIVYLNGATTRRKMPSLGWLRKCYQQIDRRLRKNLKSLIIVHPSWFIRTLLAITKPFISSKFSQKIRYVFTLAELAELIPMEYVGIPECIKQVDQELNGKQEQKSEQ